In the Streptomyces formicae genome, one interval contains:
- a CDS encoding ATP-binding cassette domain-containing protein, whose translation MVAIEEQPGVELSARGVELVLPGGGVALSGIDVPTIAPGQVLGIAGGSGAGKTLLLEVLAGLRAPRHGQVSVRAATGGAGQAPRYGFVPQDDIVHRALPLRVALEYAARLRGTDPGDVPRVLDELGLGDVAGQSVRTLSGGQRKRASIAIELLSRPRLLFLDEPTSGLDPLAGAQLTQHLVRLAASGVTVVFTTHTPADLHHCDQVMFIAPNGRPGPAGAPSELLDLSCDGTFEALYSMEVPRDGGAACGGDACGGDACGGAPRPSLKSPPPSTPSRFTRSRFTPATGRLRQWAVLTGRDLRLLRHDRLTAAITIGSPLVIIAMFALLFRPGVFDPGHPSPAASAMVLFWIAFGAFFFGLAYGLPQICGELAVVRRERRTVLRLWPYLLAKLTVLGPVLLLADALLLVVLRALDRLPAAELSVHASLFVTTALASFAALALGLCCSALVSEPSQAALVLPLLCFPQVLFSGAFVPVPDMAAGGRWISVAMTNRWAFEALGSGADLETLWRGGGAEGRTLLDSYGSSFGHPAWVGWVILAGCAAALLTASWLVLRWRCPTSAHRLSTSDAGPARP comes from the coding sequence ATGGTGGCGATCGAGGAACAGCCGGGGGTCGAGCTCTCGGCTCGGGGTGTCGAACTCGTCCTGCCGGGCGGCGGTGTCGCGCTCTCCGGCATCGACGTGCCGACGATCGCTCCCGGGCAGGTCCTCGGCATCGCGGGTGGCAGCGGGGCGGGGAAGACGCTGCTGCTCGAAGTGCTTGCCGGGCTGCGGGCGCCCCGGCACGGGCAGGTGTCGGTGCGGGCGGCGACCGGGGGCGCCGGGCAGGCGCCACGCTACGGCTTCGTGCCGCAGGACGACATCGTGCACCGCGCGCTGCCGCTGCGCGTCGCCTTGGAGTACGCGGCGCGGCTGCGCGGCACCGACCCCGGTGACGTACCGCGCGTGTTGGACGAGTTGGGGCTCGGCGACGTCGCCGGGCAGTCGGTGCGGACGCTCAGTGGTGGGCAGCGCAAGAGGGCCAGCATCGCGATCGAGCTGCTCTCCCGTCCCCGGCTGCTGTTCCTCGACGAGCCGACGTCCGGACTCGACCCGCTGGCGGGGGCCCAGCTGACCCAGCACCTGGTCCGCCTCGCGGCGAGCGGCGTCACCGTGGTGTTCACCACGCACACACCCGCCGACCTGCACCACTGCGACCAGGTCATGTTCATCGCGCCGAACGGCCGCCCCGGCCCGGCGGGCGCCCCTTCCGAACTGCTCGACCTGTCCTGCGACGGCACGTTCGAGGCGCTGTACTCCATGGAAGTGCCGCGGGACGGCGGAGCCGCGTGCGGCGGAGACGCGTGCGGCGGAGACGCGTGCGGCGGAGCACCACGGCCGTCGCTCAAGTCGCCGCCGCCATCAACTCCTTCCCGATTCACCCGTTCCCGCTTCACCCCGGCGACGGGTCGGCTGCGTCAGTGGGCGGTCCTGACCGGCCGTGATCTGCGGCTCCTGCGGCACGACCGCCTGACCGCCGCGATCACCATCGGCTCGCCGCTGGTCATCATCGCGATGTTCGCGCTGCTGTTCCGTCCGGGTGTCTTCGATCCCGGGCACCCCTCCCCCGCCGCCTCCGCGATGGTGCTGTTCTGGATCGCGTTCGGCGCGTTCTTCTTCGGGCTCGCCTACGGACTCCCTCAGATCTGCGGCGAGTTGGCGGTGGTGCGCAGGGAGCGCAGGACCGTCCTTCGCCTGTGGCCCTATCTGCTGGCCAAGCTCACCGTCCTCGGCCCGGTCCTGCTGCTCGCGGACGCGCTGCTGCTCGTGGTGCTGCGGGCCCTGGACCGGCTTCCCGCTGCCGAGTTGTCCGTCCACGCCTCGCTGTTCGTGACGACGGCGCTCGCCTCGTTCGCCGCGCTCGCGCTCGGCCTGTGTTGCTCGGCGCTCGTCTCCGAACCGAGTCAGGCCGCCCTGGTGCTCCCGCTGCTCTGCTTCCCCCAAGTGCTCTTCTCCGGTGCCTTCGTGCCGGTGCCCGACATGGCGGCGGGCGGCCGCTGGATCAGCGTCGCGATGACCAATCGGTGGGCGTTCGAGGCCCTCGGTTCCGGTGCCGACCTGGAAACGCTGTGGCGGGGCGGCGGCGCGGAGGGGCGGACGCTGCTCGACTCGTACGGGAGCAGCTTCGGCCACCCGGCGTGGGTGGGGTGGGTGATCCTCGCCGGGTGCGCCGCGGCGCTGCTCACCGCCTCCTGGCTGGTGCTGCGGTGGCGCTGTCCGACGTCGGCGCACCGGCTCAGCACGTCAGACGCGGGGCCAGCGCGCCCCTGA
- a CDS encoding ABC transporter ATP-binding protein, with protein sequence MTETTAAVRASGLGKHYGSGDARVTALAGVDVRFMRQEFTAIMGPSGSGKSTLMHCVAGLDKADEGSVWIGDTEVTGLSDNALTDLRRDRVGFVFQAFNLLPTLTALENILLPFDLAGRKPDKEVLDRIITTVNLKDRLSHRPSQLSGGQQQRVACARALVTQPDVVFADEPTGALDSTASAELLQFLRQSVDDLGQTVVMVTHEPSAAAFADRVLFLKDGALVDEILAPTADSVLERMKSFEGSVA encoded by the coding sequence ATGACAGAAACAACAGCCGCTGTCCGAGCTTCCGGGCTCGGCAAGCACTACGGATCCGGCGACGCACGGGTGACCGCCCTCGCGGGCGTCGATGTGCGCTTCATGCGCCAGGAGTTCACCGCCATCATGGGGCCTTCCGGCTCCGGCAAGTCGACGCTGATGCACTGCGTCGCCGGTCTCGACAAGGCCGACGAGGGCTCGGTGTGGATCGGCGACACCGAGGTGACCGGGCTGAGCGACAACGCCCTCACCGATCTGCGCAGGGACCGCGTCGGCTTCGTGTTCCAGGCGTTCAACCTGCTGCCCACCCTCACGGCGCTGGAGAACATCCTGCTGCCGTTCGACCTCGCCGGACGCAAGCCGGACAAGGAGGTGCTGGACCGGATCATCACCACGGTGAACCTCAAGGACCGCCTGAGCCACCGGCCCAGCCAGCTCTCCGGCGGCCAGCAGCAGCGGGTCGCCTGTGCCCGGGCGCTTGTGACCCAGCCGGACGTGGTGTTCGCCGACGAGCCGACCGGCGCACTGGACTCCACCGCGTCCGCGGAGCTGCTCCAGTTCCTGCGGCAGAGCGTGGACGACCTCGGCCAGACCGTGGTGATGGTGACCCACGAGCCCAGCGCCGCCGCCTTCGCCGACCGGGTGCTCTTCCTCAAGGACGGGGCGCTCGTCGACGAGATCCTCGCGCCGACCGCGGACAGCGTCCTCGAGCGCATGAAGTCCTTCGAAGGGTCAGTGGCCTGA
- a CDS encoding HAD-IC family P-type ATPase gives MYKRSKGANGTGRVGGHDTAGLLPLPRGAAGGLTSAEVARRTGRGEVNDMPSRSGRTVGDVVRANFCTRINAIIGVLLVVALIVGPLHDALFGVVILANTLIGVVLEMRAKRTLDRLAAVGEARPTVRRDGRALTLAPAHIVLGDVVELGPGDRIVVDGTVLEAKGLEVDASLLTGEAEPVLKRPGDDVMSGSFVVSGSGAFVARRVGRATRAARLAEEAHRRTLVTSELRDGINTLITYVTYALVPVGIVLFLGQLGAGDGGVSEAARRTIAGIVPMVPEGLVLLTAVVFAAGAVRLGKRDCLVQELPAIEGLARVDTVCLDKTGTLTETSMDVSVVHEIEQGVRVGDVLGALGALDDRPEAGMRAVIDAYPAPKGWTEKESVPFSAARRWGGATLTDAAGTTVTWLLGAADALLAPGHSVLVAVDAYGERGLRVLLLARCSLPLSEVLAAPERGPYATAPVALVVIAQRVREEAPAALRYFAEQGVETKVISGDNALSVGAVARGLDLPGGDRHLDARQLPDEPSQLSDVVADHAVFGRVSPHRKLDIVTALRSRGRTVAMMGDGVNDVLALKAADVAVCMGTGSPAARAEAQIVLLDDDFSSLPSVVAEGRRVIGNIEGVAHLFLTKTTYSALLAVLVVLVDVPYPFLPRQLTLIGALTIGIPAFVLALAPNTVRPQGHFVRRVLRFAVPCGVVTALATMGSYAVAHAVYDGDREAAASAAALTLFLVGLCVLSIVARPRTWWRVLLVLAMTLCFAVVQLVPSLRTFFQLELVGTAAPCAAVGIAVVAGALLESAWRIARRGSVDAAERDLSGGGVLR, from the coding sequence ATGTATAAGCGGTCGAAGGGGGCGAACGGCACCGGGAGAGTCGGCGGACACGACACCGCCGGCCTCCTCCCTTTACCCAGGGGCGCGGCCGGTGGCCTGACCTCCGCGGAGGTGGCGCGGAGGACCGGGCGGGGCGAGGTCAACGACATGCCTTCGCGGTCCGGACGCACCGTCGGTGACGTCGTGCGCGCCAATTTCTGCACCCGCATCAACGCGATCATCGGCGTCCTCCTCGTGGTCGCCCTGATCGTCGGCCCCCTCCACGACGCGCTCTTCGGCGTGGTCATCCTCGCCAACACGCTGATCGGCGTCGTCCTGGAGATGCGCGCCAAACGGACCCTCGACCGGCTCGCCGCCGTGGGCGAGGCCCGGCCCACGGTGCGCCGCGACGGCCGAGCCCTCACCCTCGCCCCGGCCCACATCGTCCTCGGCGACGTCGTCGAACTCGGCCCCGGGGACCGGATCGTCGTCGACGGGACCGTACTGGAGGCGAAGGGCCTGGAGGTCGACGCGTCGCTCCTCACCGGTGAGGCCGAACCCGTGCTCAAGCGCCCGGGGGACGACGTGATGTCCGGGAGCTTCGTCGTGTCCGGCTCGGGCGCCTTCGTCGCCAGGAGGGTCGGCCGGGCCACCCGTGCCGCGCGTCTCGCCGAGGAGGCCCACCGCCGTACGCTCGTCACCTCCGAACTGCGCGACGGCATCAACACGCTCATCACGTACGTCACCTACGCCCTGGTCCCGGTCGGGATCGTGCTGTTCCTCGGCCAGTTGGGCGCCGGGGACGGCGGGGTGTCCGAGGCGGCTCGGCGGACGATCGCCGGGATCGTCCCCATGGTTCCCGAGGGCCTCGTGCTGCTCACCGCCGTCGTCTTCGCCGCCGGTGCCGTGCGGCTCGGCAAGCGGGACTGCCTGGTGCAGGAGCTGCCGGCCATCGAAGGACTCGCGCGCGTGGACACCGTGTGCCTGGACAAGACCGGGACCCTGACGGAGACGTCCATGGACGTCTCCGTGGTCCACGAGATCGAACAAGGCGTACGAGTGGGGGACGTGCTCGGCGCGCTCGGCGCACTGGACGATCGCCCCGAGGCGGGCATGCGGGCCGTCATCGACGCCTATCCGGCGCCGAAGGGCTGGACCGAGAAGGAGAGCGTCCCGTTCTCCGCCGCCCGCCGGTGGGGCGGCGCGACCCTGACCGACGCCGCGGGCACCACCGTGACGTGGCTGCTCGGCGCGGCCGACGCGCTGCTCGCTCCGGGCCACTCCGTGCTGGTCGCTGTGGACGCCTACGGCGAACGCGGTCTGCGGGTACTGCTCCTGGCGCGCTGCTCACTCCCGTTGAGCGAGGTGCTCGCCGCACCGGAGCGGGGCCCTTACGCGACGGCCCCGGTGGCCCTGGTGGTCATCGCGCAGCGCGTCCGCGAGGAGGCGCCCGCGGCCCTGCGGTACTTCGCGGAGCAGGGCGTGGAGACCAAGGTGATCTCGGGCGACAACGCGCTCTCGGTGGGCGCGGTGGCCCGCGGACTGGACCTGCCGGGCGGCGACCGCCACCTCGATGCACGCCAACTCCCCGACGAACCAAGCCAGTTGAGCGATGTCGTGGCGGACCACGCCGTCTTCGGCCGGGTGAGTCCTCACCGCAAGCTCGACATCGTCACCGCGCTGCGGTCCCGCGGCCGCACGGTGGCGATGATGGGGGACGGGGTGAACGACGTGCTCGCGCTCAAAGCGGCGGACGTCGCCGTGTGCATGGGTACGGGAAGCCCGGCCGCTCGCGCGGAAGCCCAGATCGTGCTCCTCGACGACGACTTCTCGTCCCTGCCGTCCGTCGTGGCCGAGGGCAGGCGCGTCATCGGCAACATCGAAGGCGTCGCCCACCTGTTCCTCACCAAGACGACGTACTCCGCGCTCCTGGCCGTGCTGGTGGTCCTCGTCGACGTCCCCTACCCCTTCCTGCCCCGGCAGCTCACCCTGATCGGCGCGCTCACCATCGGCATCCCGGCCTTCGTCCTTGCGCTGGCTCCCAACACCGTGCGCCCACAAGGCCACTTCGTACGGCGGGTGCTCCGGTTCGCCGTGCCGTGCGGGGTGGTGACGGCCCTGGCCACCATGGGCTCGTACGCCGTCGCCCACGCCGTCTACGACGGGGACCGGGAGGCGGCGGCGTCGGCCGCGGCGCTCACGCTGTTCCTCGTCGGGCTGTGCGTGCTGTCCATCGTCGCGCGCCCCCGCACCTGGTGGCGCGTGCTGCTCGTTCTCGCGATGACGCTGTGCTTCGCGGTGGTCCAACTGGTGCCGTCCCTACGGACCTTCTTCCAACTGGAGCTGGTGGGAACCGCGGCCCCGTGTGCGGCGGTCGGCATCGCCGTCGTGGCCGGTGCGCTGCTCGAAAGCGCGTGGCGGATCGCGCGGCGCGGGTCGGTGGACGCGGCGGAGCGGGATCTGTCGGGCGGTGGGGTGCTTCGGTGA
- a CDS encoding sensor histidine kinase, whose protein sequence is MTRRTPTATEPAIRACIRRWLDRWGLPLLSFLLAVGAFFPIDGRPVPHVQGELGLTPWPALILAGLIAVSSVIAVRVLPGKRWPVIAVGCASWVLTSVWATLCVSSYVVGSTVRRPLQQMSYVAGASVITVLPTAMGLAIGLPGVFWGDVFSSMGGAGLFVWLPFALGLWNKARRDVVESLHERAEQLEREQATRAEQARLQERARIARDMHDVVAHRVSLMVLHAGALEINAKDEETALGAELIRTTGREALAQLRDVIGVLKASDGEGIALGPQPTLVDLERLLNQSRAAGMSVRRVDGGTPQRLPTLLEHAAYRLVQESLTNVHKHAGAADTEVVVRYHEHDLEIAVHNEAPTGPVELLPGSGMGLLGLRERVELLDGEFTAEPRPGGGFSVRARLPIPAPDTSTDDAAAHDSATPDSATHDTATHDMEEHK, encoded by the coding sequence GTGACACGACGTACGCCGACGGCTACCGAACCGGCAATCCGCGCATGTATAAGACGATGGCTGGACCGGTGGGGGCTGCCCCTGCTGTCGTTCCTGCTCGCCGTCGGCGCCTTCTTCCCCATCGACGGACGCCCCGTCCCGCACGTCCAGGGCGAGTTGGGGCTCACCCCCTGGCCCGCCCTGATCCTGGCCGGGCTCATCGCTGTCTCCTCCGTGATCGCGGTCCGCGTCCTGCCGGGCAAGCGCTGGCCGGTCATCGCGGTCGGCTGCGCCTCCTGGGTACTGACCTCCGTGTGGGCCACGCTCTGCGTGTCCTCGTACGTCGTCGGCTCGACCGTGCGCAGGCCGCTCCAGCAGATGTCCTACGTGGCGGGGGCCAGCGTCATCACGGTGCTGCCCACGGCCATGGGCCTGGCCATCGGGCTGCCGGGCGTCTTCTGGGGCGACGTGTTCTCCTCGATGGGCGGCGCCGGGCTCTTCGTCTGGCTGCCCTTCGCCCTCGGGCTGTGGAACAAGGCCCGCAGGGACGTGGTCGAGAGCCTGCACGAGCGGGCGGAGCAGCTGGAGCGCGAACAGGCGACCCGCGCGGAACAGGCACGCCTGCAAGAACGCGCCCGCATCGCCAGGGACATGCACGACGTGGTGGCCCACCGGGTGTCCCTGATGGTCCTGCACGCGGGCGCCCTGGAGATCAACGCGAAGGACGAGGAGACGGCGCTGGGGGCGGAGCTCATCCGGACCACGGGCCGCGAGGCCCTCGCCCAGCTCAGGGACGTCATCGGCGTGTTGAAGGCATCGGACGGCGAGGGGATCGCCCTCGGCCCCCAGCCCACGCTGGTGGACCTCGAACGGCTCCTCAACCAGTCGCGCGCGGCGGGCATGTCCGTCCGCAGGGTCGACGGCGGGACCCCGCAGCGCCTGCCCACCCTCCTGGAACACGCCGCCTACCGCTTGGTCCAGGAGTCCCTCACCAATGTGCACAAGCACGCGGGGGCGGCCGACACCGAGGTGGTCGTCCGTTACCACGAGCACGATCTGGAGATCGCCGTGCACAACGAAGCCCCCACGGGACCCGTCGAGTTGCTGCCGGGCAGCGGCATGGGCCTGCTCGGGCTGCGCGAACGCGTCGAGCTGCTCGACGGTGAGTTCACCGCGGAGCCGAGGCCGGGCGGCGGCTTCTCCGTCCGCGCACGACTCCCCATTCCCGCGCCGGACACGTCCACGGACGACGCCGCGGCACACGACAGCGCCACACCTGACAGCGCCACACATGACACCGCCACGCATGACATGGAGGAACACAAGTGA
- a CDS encoding aminotransferase class V-fold PLP-dependent enzyme, with protein sequence MGEIGKGAAFFERLRTEEFGYLDETGQIYLDHTGTAPVPRSLARAQAARLTGQVFGNPHTESPASTASTDLVEEARLRVLRFLDADPAEYTVVFTANASQAVKLVAESYPFHRRSGALLLTQDNHNSVNGVREFARAARAKVGLVRFQGDELRLSGEALGRALAGRHRGLFCYPAQSNFTGVRHPLEWVTRARSAGWHTLLDAAAYLPTGTLSLRRVPADFVVASWYKVFGYPSGVGSLVARREALARLRRPWFAGGTIQVVSAQAHWHRMAQAPAAFEDGTPDFHAVPQITTGLDWYEEVGADAVAEHVTGLTGRLLGALAGLRHPDGRPLVRVYGPRGTRGRGGTVALNVLDGRGEVVDERIVARECAAAGISVRTGCFCNPGAGEEAFAIAPRLLRRTGTGRWRAETIDGYIQRLGLPSGGAVRVSPGIANVAEDIDRFVDFLHATFAAATPVRGALAPRLTC encoded by the coding sequence ATGGGGGAGATAGGGAAGGGCGCGGCGTTCTTCGAGCGGCTGCGTACCGAGGAGTTCGGGTACCTCGATGAGACGGGGCAGATCTACCTCGACCACACCGGCACCGCGCCGGTGCCGCGGAGCCTGGCCCGGGCTCAGGCCGCGCGCCTCACGGGGCAGGTGTTCGGCAATCCGCACACCGAGAGCCCCGCGTCCACCGCGTCGACCGACCTGGTGGAGGAGGCGAGGCTCCGGGTCCTACGGTTCCTGGACGCCGATCCCGCCGAGTACACGGTGGTGTTCACGGCCAACGCCTCCCAGGCCGTCAAACTGGTCGCGGAGTCCTATCCCTTCCACCGGCGCTCGGGAGCGCTGCTGCTCACGCAGGACAACCACAACTCCGTCAACGGCGTACGGGAGTTCGCGCGGGCCGCGCGGGCGAAGGTGGGCCTCGTCCGGTTCCAGGGGGACGAACTGCGCCTGTCCGGCGAGGCATTGGGCAGGGCACTCGCTGGTCGGCACCGGGGTCTCTTCTGCTATCCGGCGCAGAGCAACTTCACCGGCGTACGGCACCCGTTGGAGTGGGTGACGAGGGCGCGATCGGCGGGCTGGCACACGCTCCTGGACGCGGCGGCGTACCTGCCGACCGGCACGCTGTCGCTGCGCCGGGTGCCCGCGGACTTCGTGGTCGCCAGCTGGTACAAGGTCTTCGGCTACCCGTCCGGCGTGGGCAGCCTGGTGGCCAGGCGGGAGGCGCTCGCCCGGCTGCGCAGGCCCTGGTTCGCGGGCGGCACGATACAAGTGGTCAGCGCGCAGGCGCACTGGCACCGCATGGCGCAGGCGCCCGCCGCCTTCGAGGACGGCACCCCCGACTTCCACGCCGTCCCCCAGATCACCACGGGCCTCGACTGGTACGAGGAGGTGGGCGCCGACGCGGTGGCCGAGCACGTCACCGGTCTTACCGGACGTCTCCTGGGGGCACTGGCCGGGCTCCGGCATCCGGACGGCAGGCCGCTGGTCCGCGTCTACGGCCCGCGCGGCACGCGGGGGCGCGGCGGCACGGTCGCCCTGAACGTCCTGGACGGCCGGGGCGAGGTCGTCGACGAGCGGATCGTGGCCCGCGAATGCGCCGCTGCGGGCATCTCGGTCCGTACGGGATGCTTCTGCAACCCGGGCGCGGGCGAGGAGGCCTTCGCCATCGCGCCGCGCCTGTTGCGGCGCACGGGCACCGGGCGGTGGCGCGCCGAGACCATCGACGGGTACATCCAGCGGCTCGGGCTGCCCTCCGGCGGCGCGGTGCGCGTCTCGCCGGGCATCGCGAACGTGGCCGAGGACATCGACCGGTTCGTGGACTTCCTGCACGCGACCTTCGCCGCCGCCACGCCCGTCAGGGGCGCGCTGGCCCCGCGTCTGACGTGCTGA
- a CDS encoding response regulator, with amino-acid sequence MIRVLVVDDEALVRAGLRMILQPADDIEVVGEAGDGSEAVTAVAKHRPDVVLMDVRMPGMDGLTALKELRRSPRAPSVIMLTTFDLDDYVHTALRNGAAGFLLKDTSPRDLAAAVRTVSEGSAMLTPRITKRLIDTFAGLESGESANARQRLTVLTEREEDVVRGVSRGLSNAEIGRELSMSEGTVKSHVSRALAKLGLSNRVQVALLARDAGMN; translated from the coding sequence GTGATCCGGGTCCTGGTCGTCGACGACGAAGCGCTCGTACGGGCCGGATTGCGCATGATCCTGCAACCGGCCGACGACATCGAGGTGGTCGGCGAGGCGGGCGACGGCAGCGAGGCGGTCACCGCCGTCGCCAAGCACCGCCCGGACGTCGTCCTCATGGACGTACGCATGCCCGGCATGGACGGACTGACCGCGCTCAAGGAGCTGCGCCGTTCGCCCAGGGCGCCCAGCGTCATCATGCTGACCACCTTCGACCTCGACGACTACGTGCACACCGCGCTGCGCAACGGCGCGGCCGGGTTCCTCCTCAAGGACACCTCGCCGCGCGACCTCGCCGCGGCCGTGCGCACGGTCTCGGAGGGCAGCGCGATGCTCACCCCCCGGATCACCAAGCGGCTGATCGACACGTTCGCCGGACTGGAATCGGGGGAGTCCGCGAACGCGCGGCAACGCCTGACGGTGCTGACCGAGCGGGAGGAGGACGTGGTGCGCGGCGTGTCAAGGGGTCTTTCGAACGCCGAGATCGGCCGTGAACTGTCCATGAGCGAGGGCACGGTGAAGTCCCACGTCAGCAGGGCCCTGGCGAAGCTCGGCCTCTCCAATCGCGTCCAGGTGGCGCTGCTCGCCCGTGACGCGGGCATGAACTGA
- a CDS encoding serine hydrolase domain-containing protein produces MSSQRTRVTAALLTAAALVGAAAPMAAAEGGRGGGRHGGPSAVQKQLDLLVGKDGVPGALAYEKGHRALRAGTAELGSGKPMVGPEGRFRMASDTKSFTAAAVMRLVADGKLRVDDRAGRYVPQLADSPMTIRQLLKQRSGLTEYARLIDWTKPNTAEGYLDLALKAGPEFEPGTQWGYSNTNYLVLGMVIDRVSGTDYRTYIERTILEPLGLKSTYWPARDELTLRGPHARNYGIHPAHPEQGQVDVTELPGYEFGASGGLVTTPGDLNTFWDALFGGTLLPGWAVRQMTHDTTDVSGRDVYPKGSRYGYGVASIPLSCGGEYWGHGGDLPGDSVGGGRASGGRGTVTVYTTTGAAEGSKLAHLQGAVDAALCDGR; encoded by the coding sequence ATGAGCAGCCAGCGCACCCGCGTCACCGCCGCACTCCTGACCGCCGCCGCGCTCGTCGGCGCCGCCGCACCGATGGCCGCCGCCGAGGGCGGACGCGGCGGCGGTCGTCACGGCGGTCCTTCCGCCGTCCAGAAGCAACTGGATCTGCTCGTCGGCAAGGACGGCGTGCCGGGCGCGCTGGCGTACGAGAAGGGGCACCGTGCCCTCCGGGCCGGAACGGCGGAGCTGGGCAGCGGGAAGCCGATGGTGGGGCCCGAGGGACGGTTCCGGATGGCCAGCGACACCAAGTCGTTCACGGCCGCCGCCGTGATGCGTCTGGTCGCCGACGGGAAACTGCGGGTGGACGACCGGGCGGGGCGGTACGTGCCACAGCTCGCGGACAGCCCCATGACCATTCGGCAGCTCCTCAAGCAGCGCAGCGGTCTTACCGAGTACGCGCGGCTGATCGACTGGACCAAGCCGAACACCGCCGAGGGCTACCTCGATCTGGCGCTCAAGGCAGGTCCCGAGTTCGAACCCGGCACCCAGTGGGGCTACTCCAACACCAACTACCTGGTGCTCGGCATGGTGATCGACCGCGTGTCCGGCACCGACTACCGCACGTACATCGAGCGGACGATCCTGGAGCCGCTGGGGCTCAAGTCGACGTACTGGCCCGCCCGTGACGAGCTGACGCTGCGCGGCCCGCACGCCCGTAACTACGGCATCCACCCGGCGCATCCGGAGCAGGGCCAGGTGGATGTGACGGAGCTGCCGGGCTACGAGTTCGGCGCGTCCGGTGGTCTGGTGACGACTCCGGGGGACCTCAACACGTTCTGGGACGCGCTCTTCGGCGGCACACTGCTGCCCGGCTGGGCGGTCCGGCAGATGACGCACGACACGACGGACGTCAGCGGGCGCGACGTGTATCCGAAGGGCAGCCGGTACGGCTACGGCGTGGCGAGCATCCCGCTCAGCTGCGGCGGCGAGTACTGGGGTCACGGCGGCGACCTGCCCGGCGACTCGGTGGGCGGCGGCCGTGCGTCGGGCGGCCGGGGCACCGTCACCGTCTACACCACCACCGGGGCGGCGGAGGGTTCCAAACTCGCGCACCTCCAGGGCGCGGTGGACGCCGCGCTGTGTGACGGGCGCTGA